Proteins from a genomic interval of uncultured Desulfuromusa sp.:
- a CDS encoding cytochrome c: MKKRDIFLLLGALALIIILWMAPEETTQPVPKDDIHLKFYDIVKNDGKKAAEKFCEDCHNDDNIPFSEDHPSKFRCLFCHKVKFDD, from the coding sequence ATGAAAAAACGCGATATATTCCTTCTTTTAGGAGCACTGGCTCTTATTATAATTCTCTGGATGGCCCCAGAGGAAACAACTCAACCAGTCCCAAAAGACGACATTCATTTGAAATTTTACGACATCGTTAAAAATGATGGAAAAAAAGCCGCTGAAAAATTCTGCGAAGATTGCCACAATGATGACAATATTCCCTTTTCAGAAGACCATCCCTCGAAATTCCGTTGCCTGTTCTGTCACAAAGTCAAATTCGACGATTGA
- a CDS encoding S1-like domain-containing RNA-binding protein, producing the protein MLLPGYRYALKIKSIEPEGAWLNSQEEQFFLPRRECPGEINEGETVEVFLYLDRNNEKKITTRMPFAQVGEFAMLNVQSIGPHGAFLDWGIEKDLLAPYSEQAQKMVEGRSYLVHIFHDHENRPIASSRLERFLVKENRDLREGEEVELLIWAFTDLGAKVIVNNHYEALLYKDEIPVGLKRGELHRGYVLRIRADHRIDVTLRRPGVAGIQDARDVILDALKIEGFLPLHDQSPPELIRNQLGLSKKVFKKAVGGLYKDGLVELTGRGIKIQAK; encoded by the coding sequence ATGTTATTACCCGGTTACCGCTATGCATTGAAAATCAAAAGTATCGAACCTGAAGGAGCATGGCTGAACTCACAGGAAGAACAGTTTTTTCTTCCCCGGCGTGAATGTCCCGGCGAAATCAACGAGGGAGAAACCGTAGAAGTCTTTCTCTATCTCGACCGTAACAACGAGAAAAAAATAACAACCCGGATGCCTTTTGCACAAGTCGGGGAGTTCGCCATGTTGAATGTCCAAAGTATCGGCCCTCACGGAGCTTTTCTTGACTGGGGGATAGAAAAAGACTTGCTTGCCCCCTACAGTGAACAAGCGCAGAAAATGGTCGAAGGGAGAAGCTATCTGGTCCACATATTTCATGATCACGAGAATCGACCGATTGCTTCCAGCCGGCTGGAAAGGTTTCTGGTCAAAGAAAATCGGGACCTGAGAGAAGGAGAAGAGGTCGAGCTATTGATCTGGGCTTTTACCGATTTGGGTGCCAAAGTGATCGTCAATAATCACTATGAAGCCCTGCTTTACAAAGATGAGATACCGGTCGGATTGAAGCGGGGAGAATTACACAGAGGCTATGTTCTCCGCATCCGCGCCGACCACAGAATTGATGTCACCCTCCGTCGTCCTGGAGTGGCCGGGATTCAGGATGCCAGGGATGTTATTCTGGACGCTCTCAAGATTGAAGGATTCCTGCCGCTGCATGATCAGAGCCCACCGGAACTGATCCGCAATCAGCTCGGACTGAGCAAAAAGGTTTTTAAAAAAGCTGTTGGAGGTTTATATAAAGATGGTTTGGTCGAGCTTACCGGTCGAGGCATAAAAATTCAGGCAAAATAG
- a CDS encoding Rrf2 family transcriptional regulator, whose product MKLSTKSRYGVRAMFDMAFHAGTLPAQIKDISRRQNISPRYLEQIFQDLKKAGLLKSRRGPQGGYSLTKPAEEITVKEIVLAAEGELLLVNCIKGRRQEGEAPPSCEFDNQCLTQHIWVEGSRILGEYFDSITLKDLCEQGQEMGLEKELDHRFMYFI is encoded by the coding sequence ATGAAACTTTCTACGAAAAGTCGCTATGGCGTCCGCGCCATGTTTGATATGGCATTCCATGCAGGCACTCTACCAGCGCAAATCAAAGATATTTCCCGGCGGCAGAATATCTCACCCCGCTATCTTGAGCAGATCTTTCAGGATCTGAAGAAAGCAGGATTACTGAAAAGCCGGCGTGGACCTCAAGGCGGATATAGTTTGACAAAACCCGCTGAAGAAATCACGGTCAAAGAAATTGTCCTCGCTGCTGAAGGGGAATTATTACTGGTCAACTGTATTAAAGGACGGCGTCAGGAAGGGGAAGCTCCTCCTTCCTGCGAGTTTGACAACCAGTGCCTCACCCAGCATATCTGGGTGGAAGGAAGCCGTATTCTAGGGGAGTATTTTGACTCTATCACCTTAAAGGATTTATGTGAGCAAGGGCAGGAGATGGGACTTGAAAAAGAGCTGGATCATCGTTTTATGTATTTCATCTGA
- a CDS encoding thermonuclease family protein, translating to MFIFLFLLVTQSPAAEVTGKVLWVYDGDTLKVENIGKVRLVGIDSPESEASTRDHFYRKKFNIEAQQLRRVARQAKKYLMATVKGQTVRLVFANTEKDKYNRFLAYVYLADGDMLNRILLEKGLASVFRRYNFQYKKEFLKIEKTARDKGLGLWEKNVPQKFSLFNFWSQNNDGHPLLLTTTH from the coding sequence TTGTTTATATTCCTCTTTCTGCTGGTGACACAATCTCCGGCGGCAGAAGTGACAGGGAAAGTTTTATGGGTTTATGATGGCGACACCCTGAAAGTCGAAAACATTGGCAAGGTGCGTCTCGTTGGCATCGACTCTCCAGAATCCGAAGCCTCAACACGTGATCATTTTTATAGGAAAAAATTCAATATTGAAGCGCAGCAACTCCGCAGGGTTGCGCGACAGGCTAAAAAATACTTAATGGCAACGGTTAAGGGGCAGACGGTCCGCCTGGTGTTTGCCAACACAGAAAAAGATAAATACAACCGCTTTCTTGCCTATGTCTATCTCGCCGATGGCGACATGTTGAACCGGATCCTCCTGGAAAAAGGACTGGCGAGCGTCTTTCGCCGTTACAACTTTCAATATAAAAAAGAATTTTTAAAAATAGAAAAAACGGCCCGGGACAAAGGCCTCGGCTTGTGGGAAAAAAACGTCCCACAGAAATTTTCATTATTTAACTTCTGGAGTCAAAACAACGATGGACACCCTCTCCTACTTACAACAACTCATTGA
- a CDS encoding mechanosensitive ion channel family protein gives MDTLSYLQQLIDQTVLGISLMRFVIVFAVLFIAFILKRIIAHFFTKTIFKAAQKTSTQTDDIFLKSLNKPIEFLVIIIGLYIGVEILQLPKQPTNLDQMARNGLQLLLTSNLAWFCYNLVSLLEYWLSHWAGRTESTLDDHLVPFIRKTLRVFIVFLAILFLVQNLGYSISGLLASLGLGGLAVALAAKDSLSNIFGSLMILLDRPFTIGDWIKANDLEGTVEEIGFRSTRIRTFAKTLITIPNSVLMNLSIDNYSQMPKRRIKLTVGVTYNTTPAQMRQAVAAIRTMLKEHPAIHQDFFLVNFTDFGASSLDIMVYCFTTSTVWGEYLDAREDVCLKIMETLANMGLEIAFPSQTLYLHDMDQEKEEKKEESKS, from the coding sequence ATGGACACCCTCTCCTACTTACAACAACTCATTGATCAAACAGTGCTGGGCATCAGTTTAATGCGTTTTGTTATCGTTTTTGCGGTGCTGTTTATTGCTTTTATCCTTAAGCGGATTATTGCCCATTTTTTCACGAAAACAATATTCAAGGCAGCACAAAAAACCTCGACTCAAACGGACGATATTTTCCTGAAAAGCCTCAACAAACCGATTGAATTTCTCGTTATTATCATCGGGCTTTATATCGGTGTGGAAATTCTTCAACTCCCAAAGCAGCCCACCAATCTCGATCAGATGGCACGGAATGGGCTGCAACTGCTGTTAACCTCAAATCTTGCCTGGTTTTGCTACAACTTGGTCTCATTACTGGAATATTGGTTGAGTCATTGGGCCGGACGCACCGAATCGACTCTGGACGATCACCTGGTTCCATTTATTCGGAAAACCTTACGGGTCTTCATTGTCTTTCTCGCCATTCTGTTTTTAGTCCAGAATCTTGGCTATTCCATCTCGGGACTCCTGGCATCACTCGGATTGGGTGGACTGGCCGTTGCCTTGGCGGCTAAAGACAGTTTATCGAATATTTTTGGCTCGCTGATGATTCTCCTCGATCGCCCCTTCACCATTGGAGACTGGATTAAAGCTAATGATTTGGAGGGAACCGTTGAAGAAATAGGTTTCCGTTCAACCCGGATTCGCACCTTTGCCAAAACCCTGATCACCATCCCCAACAGTGTTTTGATGAATCTATCGATTGATAATTACAGTCAAATGCCCAAAAGACGGATCAAATTAACGGTCGGTGTCACCTATAACACGACTCCTGCGCAAATGCGTCAAGCTGTTGCCGCCATCCGGACAATGTTGAAGGAACACCCAGCGATTCATCAGGATTTTTTTCTGGTTAACTTTACTGACTTTGGCGCATCCTCCCTCGACATTATGGTGTACTGTTTCACTACCAGCACCGTCTGGGGAGAATATCTGGATGCGCGAGAAGATGTCTGCCTGAAAATCATGGAAACCCTTGCCAATATGGGGTTGGAAATTGCTTTCCCAAGCCAAACCTTATACCTGCATGATATGGATCAGGAGAAAGAAGAGAAAAAAGAGGAGAGCAAATCTTAA
- a CDS encoding DUF3450 family protein — MVNLRLLRRRGLITLLFLMLLVPAVQAERPLEELAFNTLQNKKKIQKMTETWSQDEKKMVAEIEQLGAHLDRLRSQSEQARQALEVEEKRIMQQRHRLIESQKLREGLLEWLQDVARRYAAEAEKGLPFLAVEREKRQADLEIALVDPYTPLYEKFRRVFEVLLVETEFGYSSEVYRDNIVLEGESLQVDLLRVGRTALFFRAPDGSGSGFYNPSTQQFELFSDSSVDLSPAFTLVRREAAAEMVSLPMGRIILP; from the coding sequence ATGGTAAATTTGAGATTGTTACGGCGGAGGGGACTTATTACTCTGCTTTTTTTGATGCTTCTGGTCCCAGCAGTCCAGGCGGAGAGGCCGCTGGAGGAACTGGCCTTTAATACGTTGCAGAATAAAAAAAAGATACAAAAGATGACAGAGACCTGGAGCCAAGATGAGAAAAAGATGGTCGCTGAAATTGAACAACTGGGGGCTCACTTGGATCGTTTGCGGTCTCAGTCCGAGCAAGCCCGACAAGCTCTAGAGGTAGAAGAAAAGCGAATTATGCAGCAACGTCATCGTTTAATCGAATCTCAAAAGCTTCGGGAAGGATTGCTTGAGTGGTTGCAGGATGTTGCTCGACGATATGCGGCAGAGGCTGAAAAGGGACTACCCTTTCTAGCTGTCGAGAGGGAAAAGCGTCAGGCTGATCTGGAGATTGCTCTGGTCGATCCATACACGCCACTGTACGAGAAGTTCCGCAGGGTTTTTGAGGTGCTGCTGGTAGAGACAGAGTTTGGTTATAGTAGTGAAGTGTATAGGGACAATATTGTTCTGGAAGGAGAAAGTTTGCAGGTTGATCTGTTGCGAGTTGGCCGTACAGCATTATTTTTTCGGGCCCCGGACGGTTCTGGGAGCGGTTTTTATAATCCTTCGACTCAGCAATTTGAGTTGTTTTCTGACTCCTCTGTTGATCTGTCCCCGGCCTTTACGCTTGTCCGGCGCGAAGCGGCTGCCGAGATGGTCTCCTTGCCTATGGGGAGAATTATTCTGCCATGA
- a CDS encoding anaerobic ribonucleoside-triphosphate reductase activating protein has protein sequence MRVCGRNQGAKKLKSIRIKGFQGTSLLDFPGRVASLVFTGHCNLTCPFCHNAGLVLDPESYPDYPLDELLADLKKREGFIDGVVISGGEPTIDAGLPAFVSLLKERGLQVKLDSNGLAPDVISALLKQQLVDYYAIDIKTSLNRYNELHTMPVAIEALRKTVAILKQASVEVEFRTTCIPPLVAAPEIDAMGELLQGAPLWVLQQYVPLHAMIEEWQHLDAYHPQRLYELAEQAGKYVDQVQVRGI, from the coding sequence ATCCGAGTATGTGGTCGCAACCAAGGAGCAAAAAAACTGAAATCAATTCGAATTAAAGGTTTTCAGGGGACAAGTTTACTTGATTTCCCTGGTCGGGTGGCTTCACTAGTATTCACTGGTCATTGCAATTTAACTTGCCCATTTTGTCACAATGCCGGGTTGGTTCTGGATCCTGAAAGCTATCCGGATTATCCCCTTGATGAGTTGCTGGCAGACCTGAAAAAGCGTGAAGGTTTTATCGATGGGGTTGTAATATCGGGCGGAGAACCCACCATTGATGCTGGTCTGCCGGCATTTGTATCCCTGTTGAAGGAGAGGGGGCTGCAGGTCAAGCTTGACAGTAACGGATTGGCACCGGATGTTATCAGCGCTTTACTGAAACAGCAGCTGGTTGATTATTACGCGATCGATATCAAGACCAGCCTCAATCGCTACAATGAACTTCATACTATGCCGGTGGCGATCGAGGCATTGCGTAAAACAGTGGCAATCCTGAAACAGGCTTCGGTTGAGGTGGAGTTTCGCACCACCTGTATTCCCCCTTTGGTTGCTGCTCCTGAGATTGATGCCATGGGGGAACTGTTGCAAGGGGCACCACTTTGGGTTTTACAGCAATATGTGCCGCTCCATGCGATGATTGAGGAATGGCAGCATCTGGATGCGTATCATCCCCAGCGGCTTTATGAGCTGGCTGAGCAGGCGGGAAAGTATGTTGATCAAGTTCAGGTACGGGGTATCTGA
- the larE gene encoding ATP-dependent sacrificial sulfur transferase LarE — protein MSLDEKYKHLQSILSDFNSAVIAFSGGVDSTLLLKVACDTLGTDKVLALTATSPIFPSYEIEQSRKLANEFGVRQQFVDSGEIKLNDFVENNLQRCYHCKHNMLNRFLQTITVSSGVLLDGSNLDDQQDYRPGQKAVTELKIRSPLLEAKFSKDEIRTLSRQLNLSTWNKQPFACLATRFPYGTRITTKRLQQVDRCETWLRLHNFSFYRVRCHDQLARIEVGYDEISRLLDKTLHADLVTTFKANGFDYVTLDLQGYRSGSMNEVLPATNTL, from the coding sequence ATGAGCCTGGACGAAAAGTACAAACACCTGCAAAGTATTCTATCAGATTTTAATTCTGCCGTTATTGCTTTTTCCGGGGGGGTTGATTCAACCCTCCTGTTAAAAGTTGCCTGCGACACCCTTGGCACAGATAAAGTCCTCGCTTTAACAGCAACATCACCCATTTTCCCAAGCTATGAAATAGAGCAGAGCCGGAAACTCGCCAATGAATTCGGCGTCCGTCAACAATTTGTCGACAGCGGTGAAATAAAGCTCAACGATTTTGTCGAAAACAATCTGCAGCGCTGTTATCACTGTAAACACAATATGCTCAATCGTTTTTTGCAGACAATCACGGTCTCTTCGGGAGTCCTCCTTGATGGTTCCAACCTTGATGACCAGCAGGATTACCGTCCGGGGCAAAAAGCGGTGACTGAGCTGAAAATCAGATCTCCTCTTCTTGAGGCCAAATTCAGCAAAGATGAAATACGAACATTGAGCCGACAACTGAACCTGTCAACCTGGAATAAGCAGCCTTTTGCCTGTCTCGCAACGCGCTTTCCCTATGGCACCAGAATTACCACCAAACGCCTGCAACAGGTGGACAGATGTGAAACATGGCTGCGCTTACATAACTTTTCATTTTATAGGGTCCGTTGTCACGATCAACTGGCCCGAATTGAAGTTGGCTATGATGAGATTTCCAGATTATTGGATAAAACCCTCCATGCTGATCTTGTTACAACATTCAAGGCAAATGGGTTTGACTATGTGACCCTTGATCTGCAAGGATATCGCAGTGGCAGCATGAATGAAGTTCTACCAGCAACAAACACCTTATGA
- a CDS encoding GerMN domain-containing protein, with translation MMKKLFLNLLGVLLLGILIGYGVSWFFQQGQKEEESARVVIARDVPVRELQLYFVAPDGTFLVPEPYETSACDDDLGCIQDLLSGLIYGSSQNNLPVLPKETEVLAVDVENDIVRINFSRKLVDFHPGGSLTELLTIYSVANSLNENFPYLRQVQILVDGEVLQTLKGHVRIDQPIYADYSFSEPPLPGPIPEGADQNLSIEQLIQNNESPGTD, from the coding sequence ATGATGAAAAAATTGTTTTTGAACCTGCTCGGAGTTTTGCTTCTCGGCATTCTGATCGGATATGGTGTCAGCTGGTTTTTTCAGCAGGGGCAGAAAGAGGAAGAGAGTGCTCGCGTTGTTATCGCCAGGGATGTTCCGGTCCGTGAACTGCAACTTTATTTTGTCGCACCGGATGGAACTTTTTTAGTTCCTGAACCTTATGAAACATCGGCTTGTGATGATGATCTTGGCTGTATTCAAGATCTTCTGTCTGGACTGATTTATGGCTCCTCCCAGAATAATCTTCCGGTATTGCCGAAGGAAACAGAAGTTTTAGCCGTTGATGTAGAAAATGATATTGTTCGTATAAATTTTTCCCGAAAGCTTGTTGATTTTCATCCCGGTGGCAGTTTGACTGAACTGCTGACAATCTATAGCGTTGCTAACAGTTTGAATGAAAACTTCCCCTACCTTCGTCAGGTACAAATTCTGGTAGATGGTGAGGTGCTTCAGACTTTAAAAGGGCATGTCCGTATCGACCAGCCCATCTACGCGGATTACAGTTTCAGCGAACCCCCACTGCCAGGCCCCATTCCCGAGGGAGCAGATCAGAACCTGAGTATTGAACAATTAATTCAGAATAACGAGTCCCCCGGGACAGATTGA
- a CDS encoding MFS transporter produces MSLRKYSEILPVIFNTIMVLSVLYAPQPLLPVLSLEFDISREAAAALTTVTFIPLAIAPLAYGYLLETISPIRVLKITVPLLVVTELCFAGTSSFSILILIRLIQGLLVPAILTSLMTYLSGRSSADTIQRVMAIYIAATIFGGFIGRATSGLIANLFGWRFSFLALAFTLCIGFLTLFRLPEIDGIRATRPKPKVLFEVLRRPAFLSVYLSVFCLFLIFAAVMNFLPFRLTELSDQANELRIGLMYSGYMMGIVTSLGAPKFISWIKSETATLRVGFICLFVTLLGLATNNVWILFGMMFLFCGAMFLVHSTASGLVNQLAGSQHRGMTNGLYVAFYYAGGSIGSFAPGIIYSHFGWNGFLMILALVCCAGYICISRVRILTNS; encoded by the coding sequence ATGTCATTGCGTAAATATTCAGAGATACTACCGGTCATCTTTAATACCATCATGGTTCTTTCAGTTCTCTATGCACCCCAGCCATTATTGCCGGTATTGAGCCTTGAATTTGACATCAGCAGGGAAGCAGCAGCAGCACTGACAACTGTCACTTTCATTCCCCTGGCTATCGCTCCTCTTGCCTATGGTTACCTTCTCGAAACGATCTCACCAATCCGGGTGCTGAAAATCACAGTCCCTTTGTTGGTCGTGACCGAGCTTTGTTTTGCCGGGACATCCAGTTTTTCAATATTAATCCTTATTCGGCTTATCCAGGGATTGCTGGTTCCGGCTATTTTAACGTCATTAATGACCTATCTTTCCGGGCGTTCTTCGGCTGATACCATTCAGCGTGTTATGGCCATCTATATTGCAGCAACTATTTTTGGTGGTTTTATCGGTCGTGCAACCTCTGGTTTGATCGCCAACTTATTCGGTTGGCGATTCAGCTTTCTGGCATTGGCATTCACCTTGTGCATTGGCTTCCTGACTCTTTTCCGGCTCCCGGAAATCGATGGCATAAGGGCCACTCGGCCAAAACCAAAGGTTCTTTTTGAGGTCTTGAGAAGGCCGGCATTCTTATCTGTCTACCTCAGTGTATTCTGTCTTTTCCTGATTTTTGCAGCAGTCATGAATTTTCTCCCTTTCCGTCTCACTGAATTAAGCGATCAAGCCAATGAGCTGCGGATCGGGTTGATGTATTCCGGGTACATGATGGGAATTGTCACATCTCTGGGGGCGCCTAAATTTATCTCCTGGATTAAGAGTGAGACAGCAACACTTCGTGTCGGGTTTATCTGCCTCTTCGTCACCTTGCTTGGGCTCGCAACCAATAATGTATGGATTCTGTTTGGGATGATGTTCCTGTTTTGTGGCGCGATGTTTCTGGTTCACTCAACCGCTTCGGGACTGGTTAACCAACTTGCAGGAAGTCAGCATCGCGGAATGACAAATGGACTTTATGTTGCCTTCTATTATGCGGGAGGAAGTATTGGCTCTTTTGCTCCGGGAATCATATACAGTCACTTTGGCTGGAATGGCTTTCTTATGATACTGGCCCTGGTCTGTTGTGCAGGTTATATCTGTATCAGCAGAGTACGAATTTTGACGAACTCTTAA
- a CDS encoding thioesterase family protein gives MKEYPFQLEFQVRDYECDMQGHVNNAVYLNYLEHCRHEFIKELGLDFSELVKRGISLVIIRAEVDYKYSLCSGQRFIVGVALERISPLRYRFIQDIYLLPEKKLVLRARVTGTGVSAKGRPQLPEEISAALDKMS, from the coding sequence ATGAAGGAATACCCATTTCAATTGGAGTTTCAGGTTCGGGATTATGAGTGTGATATGCAAGGTCACGTGAATAATGCGGTGTACCTGAATTATCTGGAGCATTGTCGTCATGAATTTATCAAAGAGCTGGGCCTGGATTTTTCGGAACTGGTCAAGCGAGGAATCAGTCTGGTGATCATTCGAGCGGAAGTGGATTACAAGTATTCGCTGTGCAGTGGGCAACGTTTTATCGTTGGGGTTGCTCTGGAAAGAATTTCCCCCTTACGTTATCGTTTTATCCAGGATATTTATCTGTTGCCGGAGAAAAAACTGGTGTTACGCGCGCGGGTGACCGGAACCGGAGTCAGCGCCAAGGGGCGACCACAATTACCTGAGGAAATCAGTGCTGCTTTGGATAAAATGTCCTGA
- the nrdD gene encoding anaerobic ribonucleoside-triphosphate reductase, giving the protein MATKCDGKTEVYSRVCGFFRPVQQWNRGKKEEFKDRSEYVVATKEQKN; this is encoded by the coding sequence ATGGCAACTAAATGTGATGGTAAGACTGAAGTTTATTCACGTGTGTGTGGGTTTTTTAGACCTGTGCAACAGTGGAATCGCGGTAAAAAGGAAGAGTTTAAGGACCGATCCGAGTATGTGGTCGCAACCAAGGAGCAAAAAAACTGA
- the murI gene encoding glutamate racemase yields the protein MQHRAIGVFDSGVGGLTVFKEIARLLPRENLVYLGDTARVPYGTKSVETVQRYALEAAQFLIDQGVKLLVVACNTASAVALPLLRQHFQLPVIGVIEPGARRAADSRNRRIGVIGTEGTINSQRYPEAIHALIPDAQISSVACPLFVPLAEEGWAEHEIARLTALEYLQPLMAESIDTLVLGCTHYPLLSNTLRRVLGDTVSLVDSATETAKTVQQLIHQYDLENPRAGGQHTFFVTDVPTRFERVGRAFLGKSLGQIEQVQIG from the coding sequence GTGCAACATCGTGCAATCGGAGTATTTGATTCTGGAGTCGGCGGATTAACTGTTTTTAAAGAGATTGCCCGTTTGCTGCCACGGGAAAATTTAGTTTATCTTGGCGATACCGCCCGAGTGCCGTATGGCACCAAAAGTGTGGAAACAGTTCAGCGTTATGCGCTGGAAGCTGCACAGTTTTTGATTGATCAGGGGGTGAAACTGTTGGTTGTTGCGTGTAATACCGCTTCAGCCGTTGCTCTGCCTCTGCTGCGACAACACTTTCAGTTGCCGGTTATAGGTGTTATTGAACCAGGGGCTCGGCGTGCCGCAGATAGCCGGAATCGCCGCATTGGAGTTATCGGTACCGAAGGAACCATTAATAGTCAGCGTTATCCTGAAGCTATTCATGCTTTAATTCCTGATGCACAGATCTCTTCAGTTGCCTGCCCCCTCTTTGTTCCTTTGGCTGAAGAAGGTTGGGCAGAGCACGAAATCGCTCGATTGACTGCTCTGGAATACCTACAGCCACTGATGGCAGAGAGCATTGATACATTGGTCCTGGGTTGTACCCATTATCCGCTTTTGAGTAACACGTTGCGACGGGTTCTCGGCGATACTGTAAGCCTGGTTGATTCTGCTACAGAAACAGCGAAGACAGTGCAGCAACTCATTCATCAGTATGATTTGGAAAACCCGAGGGCCGGGGGGCAGCACACTTTTTTTGTGACCGATGTGCCGACCCGCTTTGAGAGAGTTGGCCGAGCTTTTTTAGGGAAGAGTCTCGGACAGATTGAACAGGTGCAAATAGGTTGA